A stretch of the Denticeps clupeoides chromosome 6, fDenClu1.1, whole genome shotgun sequence genome encodes the following:
- the ets2 gene encoding protein C-ets-2 produces the protein MDQVMPPSHSFRSTLKRQRAFDMFEDPMSLFSGYSLSMDDDQSLQEVPSGLDFVSHDLGSCTVPLLTPCSKAVMSQALKDSFSGFAKVQHIYGISSNPRKWTKQHVLKWLQWASAEFSLTNVSFFKFDMSGQELCDLGKDNFLELAPDFVGDILWEHLDQMMKDCDEIKESKSLNHLAQSVPNWMSSNSAGFSLDDGQCAVQVPESSSSLLRELFETDKTSLLMPDQEYSMFPKPQLSTVNVSYVKTAQDFTRTTSTPSKPYASRDQSSVESVESFETPDPLLRSWGSQSSLADMQRVPSQDSFEDEYGIGSLGLGKQSLSFKDYVQERKVPVEQGRPVIPAAVLAGFTGSGPIQLWQFLLELLTDESCQTIISWTCDGWEFKLTDPDEVARRWGRRKNKPKMNYEKLSRGLRYYYDKNIIHKTSGKRYVYRFVCDLQNLLGYSAEDLHLMLGIQPDTED, from the exons ATGGACCAGGTGATGCCCCCGTCGCACAGCTTTCGCTCGACATTAAAA CGTCAGAGGGCGTTTGACATGTTTGAGGACCCCATGTCATTGTTCTCTGGATATTCCCTGTCCATGGATGATGACCAATCTCTCCAGGAGGTGCCCTCCGGCCTGGACTTTGTCTCACACG ACCTGGGGTCCTGCACTGTGCCTCTGCTGACGCCCTGCAGCAAAGCGGTCATGAGCCAGGcgctgaaggacagcttcagcGGCTTCGCCAAGGTGCAGCACATCTACGGGATTTCCAGCA ACCCTCGCAAGTGGACGAAGCAGCACGTTCTGAAGTGGCTGCAGTGGGCTTCGGCAGAGTTCAGCCTCACTAACGTAAGCTTCTTCAAGTTCGACATGAGCGGCCAGGAACTCTGTGACCTGGGGAAGGACAATTTCCTGGAACTGGCGCCGGACTTTGTGGGTGATATTCTGTGGGAACACCTGGACCAGATGATGAAAG ATTGTGATGAGATCAAGGAGTCGAAAAGCCTCAACCATTTAGCGCAGTCGGTCCCCAACTGGATGAGCAGCAACTCTGCTG GCTTCAGCCTGGACGATGGCCAGTGTGCCGTGCAGGTGCCTGAGAGCAGCAGCAGTCTTCTGAGGGAGCTGTTCGAGACAGACAAGACATCGTTGCTGATGCCCGATCAGGAGTACTCCATGTTCCCAAAACCGCAGCTGAGCACGGTCAACGTCAGCTACGTCAAAACCGCACAGGACTTCACCAGGACCACCAGCACCCCCTCAAAACCCT ATGCGTCACGTGACCAAAGCTCGGTGGAAAGTGTGGAAAGTTTTGAGACCCCGGACCCCCTGCTGCGCTCGTGGGGCAGCCAGTCCTCCCTTGCCGACATGCAGCGGGTCCCGTCCCAAGACAGCTTTGAGGATGAATATGGCATCGGCTCGCTTGGCCTCGGGAAGCAAAGCCTGTCCTTCAAAGATTACGTGCAGGAGAGGAAGGTGCCGGTTGAACAGGGCCGGCCCGTCATCCCGGCCGCGGTCTTGGCGGGGTTCACAG GAAGTGGTCCCATTCAGCTGTGGCAgttcctgctggagctgctgacgGACGAGTCGTGCCAGACCATCATTAGCTGGACGTGCGACGGGTGGGAATTTAAACTCACTGACCCTGACGAG GTCGCCCGGCGCTGGGGCAGGCGCAAGAACAAACCCAAGATGAACTACGAGAAGCTCAGCCGAGGCCTACGCTACTACTACGACAAGAACATCATCCACAAAACGTCAGGCAAGCGCTACGTGTACCGCTTCGTCTGCGACCTGCAGAACCTTCTGGGCTACTCCGCAGAGGACCTTCACCTCATGCTCGGCATCCAGCCTGACACAGAGGACTGA
- the psmg1 gene encoding proteasome assembly chaperone 1, which translates to MATFFGEVLSVYSRAVDEDEQEELDEETEEDIQIRHELLQKREVHLNWCPELCQDIESSSDKKLQHSHLILAVGPNAAGFLSAHVLTAGDWAPVGWFSLWNERSRGTSRLSDSPAVGEPGCLIYQQKGNASVLICQCLSYVAEDQLFQWTDKIFACLPKRGLSVLVLSDSPVAEYKTPNYINGSSTPFLRALKTSAYKEALRCPLLEQPNIVTGLAAAVLSHCEVQGVPAVLYQCYSDMIVPDSVTMEAYRVALMLLSKTVKLESCPNADVLQKVSRVTDVSSNLYT; encoded by the exons ATGGCAACGTTTTTCGGGGAAGTGCTGTCTGTGTATTCACGAGCAGTGGACGAGGACGAACAGGAGGAGCTGGACGAAGAAACCGAGGAAGATATTCAAATCCGACACGAGTTACTCCAGAAGAG AGAGGTCCATCTAAATTGGTGCCCAGAGCTTTGTCAGGATATAGAAAGCTCTAGCGACAAGAAATTGCAGCATTCGCACCTCATATTGGCAGTTGGCCCCAATGCAGCAG GTTTTTTATCTGCACATGTTTTAACCGCCGGAGACTGGGCGCCAGTAGGCTGGTTCTCCCTGTGGAACGAGAGGAGTCGGGGAACCAGCCGTCTCTCCGACTCTCCGGCAGTGGGGGAGCCTGGATGCCTGATCTACCAGCAGAAAGGAAACGCCTCA GTTCTGATATGCCAGTGTCTGAGTTATGTTGCAGAAGATCAGCTCTTTCAATGGACTGATAAG ATCTTCGCATGCCTTCCAAAGAGAGGTCTCAGTGTCCTGGTGCTGTCGGACTCCCCAGTTGCTGAGTACAAGACCCCCAACTACATTAATGGAAGCAGCACACCTTTCCTTCGTGCACTGAAGACTAGTGCTTATAAAGAAGCGCTACGTTGCCCATTACTTGAGCAACCAAACATTGTCACCGGGCTAGCAGCAGCAG TGCTTTCCCACTGTGAGGTTCAGGGAGTCCCTGCGGTGCTATACCAGTGCTACAGTGACATGATCGTCCCGGACTCGGTGACGATGGAGGCCTACAGAGTGGCTCTCATGCTACTGAGCAAGACGGTGAAG CTGGAGTCTTGCCCAAATGCAGATGTCTTGCAGAAGGTGTCACGTGTCACTGATGTCTCTAGTAACCTGTACACGTAA
- the mpzl1l gene encoding myelin protein zero-like 1 like isoform X1, whose protein sequence is MGFGYLNPAHKNILLCGLFLRLIFGTLPVSAIDVYAPDELLVENGTTGILKCSFKSKEVVSSGATVSWSFVPEGSSESGTTFFHYAGGKPYPGDVPQFKERVLWVGDLNKKDASIQVNTMQFTDNGTYSCDVKNPPDIAGTASRTKVWVVMKESLPPNNAGIIAGAVIGSMICLFLIAIVSYLIIRRQQPRHDYEGCTSVESASSPALRPGKKAESSTEGSRCSSPSAPVQGPVIYAQLDHSGTKNANSFHKMEPVVYADIRKS, encoded by the exons ATGGGGTTTGGATACTTAAATCCAGCACACAAGAACATTTTACTCTGCGGGCTCTTTTTGCGCCTTATTTTTG GTACTCTGCCAGTTTCAGCCATCGACGTGTACGCCCCAGACGAGCTCCTGGTGGAGAACGGCACCACCGGCATTCTGAAATGTTCCTTCAAGTCCAAGGAggtggtgagcagtggagcgACAGTGTCCTGGTCCTTCGTCCCTGAAGGCTCTTCGGAATCCGGAACGACC TTCTTCCATTACGCTGGAGGAAAGCCTTACCCAGGAGATGTACCTCAGTTTAAGGAGCGGGTGCTGTGGGTAGGAGACCTGAACAAGAAGGATGCTTCCATCCAGGTGAACACGATGCAGTTCACTGACAATGGCACGTACTCCTGTGACGTGAAGAACCCTCCTGACATAGCAGGGACAGCGTCCCGTACCAAAGTGTGGGTTGTGATGAAAG AGTCTTTACCTCCCAACAATGCCGGAATAATAGCAGGCGCAGTGATTGGTTCCATGATTTGTCTGTTTCTCATCGCCATTGTCTCGTATTTGATCATAAGAAGACAACAGCCGAGACATGACTACGAAGG CTGCACCTCGGTTGAGAGTGCCAGCTCCCCAGCGCTGCGGCCAGGGAAGAAGGCTGAGTCGAGTACGGAGGGTTCGCGGTGTAGCAGCCCGTCGGCCCCAGTTCAG GGACCGGTGATATACGCTCAGCTCGATCACTCCGGTACCAAAAACGCAAACTCATTCCACAAGATGGAGCCAGTGGTCTACGCCGACATTCGCAAAAGCTGA
- the mpzl1l gene encoding myelin protein zero-like 1 like isoform X2, with the protein MGFGYLNPAHKNILLCGLFLRLIFGTLPVSAIDVYAPDELLVENGTTGILKCSFKSKEVVSSGATVSWSFVPEGSSESGTTFFHYAGGKPYPGDVPQFKERVLWVGDLNKKDASIQVNTMQFTDNGTYSCDVKNPPDIAGTASRTKVWVVMKESLPPNNAGIIAGAVIGSMICLFLIAIVSYLIIRRQQPRHDYEGDR; encoded by the exons ATGGGGTTTGGATACTTAAATCCAGCACACAAGAACATTTTACTCTGCGGGCTCTTTTTGCGCCTTATTTTTG GTACTCTGCCAGTTTCAGCCATCGACGTGTACGCCCCAGACGAGCTCCTGGTGGAGAACGGCACCACCGGCATTCTGAAATGTTCCTTCAAGTCCAAGGAggtggtgagcagtggagcgACAGTGTCCTGGTCCTTCGTCCCTGAAGGCTCTTCGGAATCCGGAACGACC TTCTTCCATTACGCTGGAGGAAAGCCTTACCCAGGAGATGTACCTCAGTTTAAGGAGCGGGTGCTGTGGGTAGGAGACCTGAACAAGAAGGATGCTTCCATCCAGGTGAACACGATGCAGTTCACTGACAATGGCACGTACTCCTGTGACGTGAAGAACCCTCCTGACATAGCAGGGACAGCGTCCCGTACCAAAGTGTGGGTTGTGATGAAAG AGTCTTTACCTCCCAACAATGCCGGAATAATAGCAGGCGCAGTGATTGGTTCCATGATTTGTCTGTTTCTCATCGCCATTGTCTCGTATTTGATCATAAGAAGACAACAGCCGAGACATGACTACGAAGG GGACCGGTGA
- the klhl35 gene encoding kelch-like protein 24 → MGSGTIKEGQDDCRIKDNFCSGPSHAEQVLQILNLYRQSGSFTDVVLQVEEKEFPCHRAVLSASSSYFRTMFSSQLQEQHQHLVQMNGISSTALEVVLNFMYEGLMNINEGNVAMVFQTADLLDVTVLRKVCIQFLEKQVDHSNCLGLMDFASFYTLTPLAEQCQKMLFQNFTQVYQHEEFTSLPKDRVKKLLSSEQMQVQSEEVLVKAVLKWVHHKPTSRKGELKELLELVHLPLLDPVFLLNSVESDSIVQDCPECRPLILEARRYHMFGREVHSHRTKPRRSSDRAEMIVVIGGCDRNGFSRLSFTEMFKPTSNEWMSGASIPGYSKSEFACCEFQNDVLVSGGALNSVDVWRYMSQLDQWVRVGSLNQGRWRHKMGALLGKLYVVGGYNGQERLSSVEAYSAYDNKWRKVAPLLLPVSSAALASCAGKLYVIGGAVSEKDNSDKVQRYDPSTDEWECMAPTPFSQRCISAIAHNDIIYVVGGLLDVIYSYNPSNDSWGKVANLPMKVESCGLTVCNEKLFIVGGRDECAAAVDGVWSFCPDSGLLSKELPMSRCVSYHGCVTITQHTPKKS, encoded by the exons ATGGGGTCTGGGACCATTAAAGAGGGACAAGATGACTGCAGAATAAAGGACAACTTCTGCAGCGGACCCTCTCATGCAGAGCAAGTCTTGCAGATCTTGAACCTCTATCGGCAGAGCGGCAGTTTCACTGACGTGGTGCTGCAGGTGGAGGAAAAGGAGTTTCCATGTCATCGTGCTGTCCTCAGCGCCAGCAGCAGCTACTTCCGCACCATGTTCAGCAGCCAGCTCCAAGAGCAGCACCAACACCTGGTGCAAATGAATGGCATCTCTAGCACGGCTCTGGAGGTTGTGCTAAATTTCATGTACGAAGGACTGATGAACATCAATGAGGGCAACGTGGCCATGGTTTTCCAGACTGCAGATCTTCTTGATGTCACTGTGCTACGGAAGGTCTGCATCCAGTTCTTGGAGAAACAGGTGGACCATTCCAACTGCCTTGGCCTGATGGATTTTGCCAGCTTCTACACCCTCACTCCACTGGCTGAGCAGTGCCAGAAGATGCTGTTTCAGAACTTCACTCAGGTTTATCAACACGAAGAGTTCACAAGCCTCCCCAAAGATCGAGTGAAGAAGCTGCTTTCCTCTGAGCAGATGCAGGTGCAAAGTGAGGAGGTGCTGGTGAAAGCCGTGCTCAAGTGGGTCCACCACAAGCCCACCAGTAGGAAGGGAGAACTGAAGGAACTGCTGGAGCTCGTCCACCTGCCTCTGCTGGATCCCGTGTTCTTGTTGAACTCTGTAGAGAGTGACAGCATCGTCCAGGACTGCCCCGAGTGCAGGCCTCTGATTCTTGAAGCCAGGAGATACCACATGTTTGGAAGAGAGGTGCATTCTCACAGGACAAAGCCTAGAAG GTCATCAGACAGAGCAGAGATGATTGTCGTGATTGGTGGCTGTGACCGAAATGGCTTTTCAAGACTGTCCTTCACAGAAATGTTCAAGCCCACCTCCAATGAGTGGATGTCAGGCGCCTCTATACCCGGATACTCCAAGTCTGAATTTGCATGTTGTGAATTTCAGAATGACGTCCTTGTCTCAG GTGGTGCCCTGAACAGCGTGGATGTCTGGAGATACATGTCCCAGCTTGACCAGTGGGTCCGGGTCGGCTCTTTGAATCAGGGCAGGTGGCGCCACAAGATGGGCGCGCTTCTTGGGAAG TTATACGTCGTGGGGGGTTACAATGGCCAGGAGAGGCTATCCAGCGTGGAGGCGTACAGCGCCTACGACAACAAGTGGCGCAAAGTTGCCCCCTTGCTGCTTCCTGTTAGCTCAGCTGCATTAGCAAGCTGTGCCGGTAAACTGTATGTGATTGGAGGGGCGGTGAGTGAAAAAGACAACTCAGACAAG GTACAGCGCTACGATCCATCCACAGACGAATGGGAGTGCATGGCCCCAACTCCGTTTTCACAGCGGTGCATCAGCGCCATCGCCCACAATGACATCATTTACGTAGTCGGTGGCCTGCTGGATGTGATCTACAGCTACAACCCGAGCAACGACTCCTGGGGCAAAGTTGCTAACTTGCCTATGAAAGTG GAGAGCTGTGGGCTCACAGTCTGTAATGAAAAACTCTTCATCGTGGGCGGCCGTGATGAGTGCGCTGCAGCAGTAGACGGTGTTTGGTCCTTCTGTCCTGATAGTGGACTGCTGTCCAAGGAGCTGCCCATGTCACGGTGTGTCAGCTACCACGGCTGCGTCACCATCACCCAGCACACACCTAAAAAATCCTGA